One part of the Anopheles merus strain MAF chromosome 3L, AmerM5.1, whole genome shotgun sequence genome encodes these proteins:
- the LOC121599334 gene encoding trithorax group protein osa-like produces the protein MMLRTVVLCALLLLSTEYPGANGQRRYGQQDNGGLDEDQARGYGYRQGQQGALAGVGAGFGYNPYYGTQQQQYGLGAQPNLFEVVTKNTAAVFDSVNKQIGQTLNAVSRPFGAGFGFLPGMFMPGSGGAVGTGAYAGNFGQFGLPGASGSFGFVPPGQQGGFPPGQPGGFPPGHHDHGHGHGHGHGHGYGHGHDHHHHGPPPNGFQDNKKPHGGDWSQGGRPQHGDWPHQGGYQPTAPGAPTKPAPVKPVPPTQPPAGLPVIPPAPQPTPPPPAAVDPNPPRVNPVPPSDNKVPPVAPPPPPPVAPPPPPPPSSGNNLPPVAPPPPPPPLSPPSDNNWSSNNVPPVAPPPPPPPPAGNPPPVPPPPPVPKESVPPEGEEDEKNPVYDIDIRGEFEEPKPRAKRQFFPNLFNQIGGLVNTAVNSAGTIAQGALNAGQQQGAGFPNFFAPGRPPRPQQPTQQSPQFPQQAPNNPPQPPPPSPPQNPPTPQDTKTPELNLQNLGQDGMYWTYETLGVTPPPAGRVRRNSDAIFFPEDEDEDRFANYKPRPTAPPQVRPPAASGSNAGSHSQAQNVANGFEQSSGSNSQSQTVQNQHGIFNQNAAGSTSGNVAVDGSSGQLSAANTQQQSFQTAHGSGSQNQANSQSANFDKNGNLQLSNSNANTMSIREKDKYKEQANAGSSSVVQNQFGQSSSNAQTNSETFFENGVQGNKNTASSQSLQTNKDGSVSGSHSNTMSNTFTGPGGLTGSSSSSQSSSFNQGLNGGFSGATSGASSGAGGGGASSSSSSASSSATGPLSFSISGSFAGLPVGQGPLANFLPNLFPKLTGQQQVYRSV, from the exons ATGATGCTACGTACggttgttttgtgtgcgttgttACTACTCTCGACCGAATATCCAG GTGCTAACGGTCAACGTCGCTACGGACAGCAAGATAACGGCGGACTGGATGAAGATCAGGCGCGCGGCTACGGATACAGACAGGGGCAGCAGGGAGCGCTAGCGGGCGTTGGAGCCGGTTTTGGATACAACCCATACTAcggcacgcagcagcagcagtatggGTTAGGCGCACAGCCTAACCTGTTTGAGGTGGTGACGAAGAATACGGCCGCCGTATTTGATAGCGTTAACAAACAGATCGGGCAAACGTTGAATGCCGTGTCGCGTCCGTTCGGTGCCGGATTTGGATTCTTGCCCGGAATGTTCATGCCTGGCAGTGGAGGAGCAGTGGGTACCGGTGCGTATGCCGGCAATTTTGGACAGTTTGGATTGCCAGGTGCATCCGGTTCGTTTGGGTTTGTGCCACCAGGTCAACAGGGTGGATTTCCTCCCGGTCAGCCTGGTGGATTTCCTCCAGGACATCATGATCATGGTCATGGTCATGGTCATGGTCATGGTCATGGTTATGGTCATggtcatgatcatcatcatcacggtCCTCCACCGAACGGTTTCCAGGATAATAAGAAGCCGCACGGTGGCGATTGGTCTCAAGGTGGTCGCCCGCAGCACGGAGATTGGCCACATCAAGGTGGATATCAACCGACGGCACCGGGTGCTCCCACCAAGCCAGCCCCAGTAAAGCCAGTCCCTCCGACCCAACCACCGGCAGGACTTCCAGTAATTCCACCGGCACCGCAGCcaactccaccaccaccagcagcagttgaTCCTAATCCGCCACGTGTGAATCCTGTCCCACCATCTGACAACAAGGTTCCACCAGTagctcctccaccaccacctccagtGGCACCTccgccacctccaccaccgtcCAGTGGCAACAATCTTCCTCCAGTGGCAcctccaccacctccaccaccactatCTCCACCATCGGACAATAACTGGTCATCGAACAATGTTCCTCCGGTAgcaccaccacctcctccaccaccaccagcaggcaATCCTCCACCggtgccaccgccaccaccggtcCCGAAAGAGAGCGTCCCACCGGAGGGCGAGGAGGACGAAAAGAACCCCGTGTATGACATTGACATACGCGGCGAGTTCGAAGAGCCGAAGCCACGCGCCAAGCGACAGTTTTTCCCGAATCTGTTCAACCAAATCGGTGGCCTGGTAAATACGGCCGTCAACTCGGCCGGCACCATTGCGCAGGGTGCGCTGAATGCGGGCCAGCAACAGGGCGCCGGTTTCCCGAACTTCTTCGCCCCGGGACGACCTCCACGGCCGCAGCAACCGACACAGCAGTCACCACAGTTCCCTCAGCAAGCTCCAAACAATCCACCCCAGCCACCACCGCCGTCACCGCCCCAAAATCCGCCAACACCACAAGATACGAAAACACCTGAGCTGAATCTACAAAACCTTGGACAGGACGGCATGTACTGGACGTACGAAACGCTCGGTGTAACGCCACCGCCAGCCGGCCGTGTGCGCCGTAACTCCGATGCTATCTTCTTCCCGgaggatgaggatgaggatCGTTTCGCCAACTACAAGCCGCGGCCAACAGCGCCCCCGCAAGTGCGTCCACCAGCAGCCAGCGGCTCGAATGCCGGCTCCCACAGTCAAGCGCAGAACGTGGCGAACGGGTTCGAGCAGAGCAGCGGATCCAACAGCCAGTCGCAAACCGTCCAAAACCAGCACGGAATCTTCAACCAGAATGCGGCCGGCAGCACGTCGGGCAATGTGGCGGTCGACGGGTCGTCCGGGCAGCTGAGCGCGGCCAACACGCAGCAGCAAAGCTTCCAGACGGCGCACGGTTCCGGCAGCCAGAATCAGGCCAACAGCCAGTCGGCAAACTTTGACAAGAATGGCAACCTGCAGCTGTCCAACTCGAACGCGAACACGATGTCGATCCGGGAGAAGGATAAGTACAAGGAGCAGGCCAATGCGGGCTCGTCCTCGGTCGTGCAGAACCAGTTCGGCCAATCGTCCAGCAATGCGCAGACCAACTCGGAAACGTTCTTCGAGAACGGGGTGCAGGGTAACAAGAACACTGCCTCCAGCCAGAGCTTGCAGACGAACAAGGACGGTTCGGTGTCGGGCTCGCACAGTAACACCATGTCCAACACGTTCACTGGACCGGGCGGGCTGACGGGTTCTTCGTCCTCCAGCCAGTCGTCTTCGTTTAACCAAGGGCTTAACGGTGGCTTCAGCGGAGCTACCAGTGGCGCTTCGTCAGGtgctggcggtggcggtgcatCGTCTAGCAGCTCTTCGGCAAGCTCGTCCGCGACTGGGCCGCTTTCGTTTAGCATTAGCGGATCGTTCGCTGGGCTCCCTGTTGGGCAGGGTCCGTTGGCCAACTTTCTGCCCAATCTGTTCCCCAAGCTGACGGGGCAGCAGCAAGTATATCGGAGTGTGTAA